Part of the Bacillales bacterium genome, AAAGATTTTACAGTTTCCTAACAAAAAAAAGAAAGCTATCCTTCACTTGAACTTTGCAAGGATAACAGTTTTTCCGTCCATTTTATGACTTCAATTTCCGTCCCAACCCCGACTTCGGAATGAATATCAAATTCATCCATCAGCCTCTTCACGCCGGGCAATCCAGCGCCTAAGCCTCCAGACGTCGTGTAGCCGTCCTGCAGCACCTTTCGAATGTTCTTTATTCCGGGTCCGTGATCTCTGGCTAGAATTTTCAATCCGTTTCTGTCGATCTCTTCAACCGGCTGTATACAAATTTCCCCGCCCGAGGCATAGAGCAATATGTTCCTTGCCAATTCCGACACAGTAGTCGTAAGACGCACTTGATCGACTTCGCCGAAACCGAGTTTTTTCGAGATCTCTCTCCCCACTTTCCGAGCGATGACAATGTCTTTTTCGTCCCTCACTTGTATACAGGATTGGGTTTCTTGCATCCGCAATCCCTCCAATTCCTGTTGTAAGTCTTTCCTGCACGCAGCACGATTGGAACGGAACAATTCCCTTATTCGGTCGATTTTGATAATATCTTTATTATAAAGGAAAGATAAACACATTTAAAGAAGGCACTTTTTCGGTACTTAGTTACCGAAAAGTAACAAATTGGGGGAATGAACGATGGAGCATCCGTTAAAAATTACGCTCGACGTCGTCTGTGGAAAGTGGAAAGCTTTAATTCTTTGGCATCTACAAGACAAGACCCTACGTTTCGGAGAGCTCAGCAAAGCGATGCCGGATGTCAGCAGAAAGATGCTCACCCAGCAATTGCGTGAACTTGAAGATGACGGTTTGATTCATCGAGAGGCATACCGGGAAGTTCCGCCTCGCGTGGAATATTCCCTCACCACTTACGGCAGGGATTTAAAGCCGACGCTGGAAATGATGTATACATGGGGCGTCAATCATCTTGACGTCTTGAGCGAAGCCGAAAGCACAAGCTAACCTCTTAAATGATATAAGACAGAAGATAGATCCCTAATCCGATAATCACTCCGCCGCCGGCAACGGACAGAAACTCGATGCCATCCATCGTCGTTAGCTGTTCTTCCGTCGTCTGGCGGCTTGTCCTTTTTTTCAACGGGTTTACCCGTGCCTCTCTTTCCGAATCCAACCATGATATCGTTGCATGCACTTTTTCCATCTGCCATCTCTCCTTTGCTGTCTATACTATGATTGTTCCCGAAACTTTATGCGCACAAACCTAAAAGGATCAAAAATGCACTAAAGAAATTTCGTTATCGCCTTTCGGCATGTCTCGCATGCCTTCCCCTGTATGTTGAATCACGCCTCTTTTCCTGCTGCGCACAGGAAAATGCGCCCGGAATAAGGCGCATCCTATCGAAATTCTCCGGTC contains:
- a CDS encoding anti-sigma regulatory factor; translation: MQETQSCIQVRDEKDIVIARKVGREISKKLGFGEVDQVRLTTTVSELARNILLYASGGEICIQPVEEIDRNGLKILARDHGPGIKNIRKVLQDGYTTSGGLGAGLPGVKRLMDEFDIHSEVGVGTEIEVIKWTEKLLSLQSSSEG
- a CDS encoding helix-turn-helix domain-containing protein, whose amino-acid sequence is MEHPLKITLDVVCGKWKALILWHLQDKTLRFGELSKAMPDVSRKMLTQQLRELEDDGLIHREAYREVPPRVEYSLTTYGRDLKPTLEMMYTWGVNHLDVLSEAESTS